The proteins below come from a single Myxosarcina sp. GI1 genomic window:
- a CDS encoding RNA helicase, which translates to MNLIASTSEINLKTIFPFELDDFQKQAIAALAAGKSVVVCAPTGSGKTLIGEYAIYRALEQNKRVFYTTPLKALSNQKFRDFQAQFGAGNSQKIGLLTGDIIINPNAAVVVMTTEIFRNMLYETPIGQLGTSLEDVAAVVLDECHYLSNRFRGTVWEESIIYCPPRIQLVALSATVGNPEELTDWIVKVRNARPDDGITYECELVNSDFRPVPLRYYFCDRRGLHHLLDRTQSKLNPKLKGLPSKTGSRRRGGKPKHPGIFQVVQQLAANDMLPAIYIIFSRRGCDRAVDELDSLALVTPEEATQIEAILLHFFLVGNLELQNALLQYLAAENEILVDLLREYLAQNPNAETNLLTYLTANPNQKYLLWQFLCEQSQIARIDQIEPLMRGIASHHAGLLPAWKELVERLFESALVKIVFATATLAAGINMPARTTVMSALSKRTDGGHSMLTPSEFLQISGRAGRRGKDKVGNVVTLQTPYEGAKEAAFLATSEAEPLRSWFTPSYGMVLNLLQKYSLNEVKELLERSFAEYLAQKKLAPEQQTIAEITTELAKLDVELAPLPIGQLNSYQKLRDRLKEERRLLGILQQQAEAERKNQIKPLISQIEPGRIVGLKGRHLKVSSPIAAVLIDPQVPSSGKAPNLLCLGADNYWYIAANADISEINEGFLPGELVTEIPQQSFENIKLGKWRKGDEYTAIIANQIADYLIPIPPAPEVNEQQQRLDVVQERLDAHPLQQVSNPNRLLKKHKQRSVLREKLHRTQIKYQKQKSNQSYYWEDFLNLIKVLQEFEALDGYTPTFLGQAAATIRGDNELWLALAFVSGELEYLEPARLAATVCALITETPRADVWCDYPPPQEVLEALGVKKRSSEGGRETSVIRELRTQLFQVQRRYDVGLPVWREYELVGLCEQWALGIEWNELCESVSLAEGDIVRMLRRTVDVLLQIPQIPNISSILSDNAREAAAMMKRFPI; encoded by the coding sequence GTGAATTTAATTGCTTCTACTTCCGAGATAAATCTAAAAACAATATTTCCATTTGAGTTAGACGATTTTCAAAAGCAGGCGATCGCCGCTTTGGCTGCGGGAAAGTCGGTAGTAGTGTGCGCTCCTACAGGTTCGGGTAAGACTTTAATTGGAGAATACGCTATCTATCGCGCCTTAGAACAAAACAAGCGAGTTTTTTATACTACTCCACTCAAAGCTCTATCCAATCAAAAATTTCGCGATTTTCAGGCACAGTTTGGAGCGGGAAATAGTCAGAAAATTGGGTTGCTAACAGGAGATATTATTATCAACCCCAATGCGGCAGTGGTGGTAATGACCACAGAAATTTTCCGCAATATGCTATACGAAACACCCATCGGACAGTTAGGAACTTCTTTAGAAGACGTAGCGGCAGTAGTCTTAGATGAATGTCACTATTTGAGCAATCGCTTTCGTGGTACAGTTTGGGAAGAGTCGATTATTTACTGTCCTCCACGAATTCAGTTAGTGGCTCTTTCGGCAACGGTAGGCAATCCTGAAGAGTTGACCGATTGGATAGTTAAAGTCCGTAATGCCCGTCCAGATGATGGCATAACCTATGAGTGCGAACTTGTTAATTCCGATTTTCGTCCCGTACCCCTGCGTTATTATTTTTGCGATCGCCGAGGATTACATCATCTTTTAGATCGTACTCAGAGTAAACTTAATCCCAAACTTAAAGGGCTGCCTTCTAAAACTGGTTCCCGCAGGCGAGGGGGAAAACCCAAGCACCCTGGTATATTTCAAGTAGTGCAGCAGCTAGCAGCTAACGATATGTTGCCAGCAATCTATATTATCTTTAGTCGTCGGGGATGCGATCGCGCTGTAGACGAACTAGATTCTTTGGCTTTAGTAACTCCCGAAGAAGCAACACAAATAGAAGCAATATTGCTACATTTCTTTTTGGTTGGCAATTTGGAATTGCAAAATGCTTTGCTGCAATATTTAGCCGCAGAAAATGAAATTTTAGTAGATTTGCTTCGAGAATATTTAGCACAAAACCCCAACGCCGAGACAAATTTACTAACTTATCTCACTGCCAATCCCAATCAGAAATATTTACTCTGGCAATTTTTGTGCGAACAGTCGCAAATTGCCAGAATCGACCAGATAGAACCGTTAATGCGGGGTATTGCCTCCCATCATGCAGGACTCTTACCAGCCTGGAAAGAATTAGTAGAAAGATTGTTTGAGTCGGCGTTGGTTAAAATTGTTTTTGCTACCGCTACTCTAGCTGCGGGGATTAATATGCCCGCTCGTACTACGGTAATGTCTGCTCTATCCAAACGTACCGATGGCGGACACAGTATGTTAACTCCCTCAGAATTTTTACAAATATCTGGTAGGGCAGGGCGCAGGGGTAAAGATAAAGTTGGTAATGTAGTAACTTTACAAACTCCCTATGAAGGAGCTAAAGAAGCAGCATTTTTGGCAACTTCGGAAGCAGAACCCCTCAGAAGCTGGTTTACGCCTTCTTACGGTATGGTGCTCAATCTCTTACAAAAATACTCCCTTAATGAAGTCAAAGAGTTGCTAGAAAGAAGCTTTGCCGAATACTTAGCCCAGAAAAAACTCGCTCCCGAACAACAGACGATTGCCGAAATCACTACCGAACTAGCTAAGTTAGATGTAGAGCTTGCTCCCTTACCCATAGGACAGCTAAATAGCTATCAAAAATTGCGAGATCGCCTGAAAGAAGAACGTCGATTGCTAGGTATTTTACAGCAGCAAGCTGAAGCTGAAAGAAAAAATCAAATTAAACCTTTAATTTCGCAAATAGAACCTGGAAGAATTGTCGGTTTAAAAGGCAGACATCTAAAAGTCAGTTCTCCAATTGCAGCAGTTTTAATCGATCCTCAAGTTCCAAGTTCGGGAAAGGCACCCAATTTATTGTGTTTGGGAGCTGATAACTATTGGTACATTGCCGCAAATGCTGACATTAGCGAAATTAATGAAGGTTTTCTGCCTGGAGAACTTGTTACCGAAATTCCCCAGCAGTCTTTTGAAAATATCAAACTGGGAAAATGGCGCAAAGGCGACGAGTATACGGCAATAATTGCCAACCAAATTGCCGATTATCTCATTCCCATACCTCCCGCTCCCGAAGTCAACGAACAACAACAAAGATTAGATGTAGTGCAGGAACGTTTGGACGCTCACCCACTGCAACAGGTAAGCAATCCCAATCGATTGCTCAAAAAACACAAACAAAGATCGGTCTTACGAGAAAAGCTGCATCGGACTCAAATCAAATATCAAAAACAAAAATCCAATCAATCTTATTATTGGGAAGATTTTCTCAACTTAATCAAAGTCCTACAGGAGTTTGAAGCACTTGACGGCTATACTCCCACCTTTTTAGGGCAGGCAGCCGCTACCATTCGCGGCGATAACGAACTGTGGTTGGCTTTGGCATTTGTCTCTGGAGAATTAGAATACTTAGAACCAGCACGTTTAGCAGCTACCGTTTGCGCTTTAATTACCGAAACTCCCCGCGCCGATGTCTGGTGTGACTATCCGCCACCACAAGAGGTGTTAGAAGCTCTAGGAGTCAAAAAACGTTCTTCTGAGGGGGGTAGAGAAACTTCAGTGATTCGCGAGTTGCGAACTCAGCTATTTCAAGTGCAGCGTCGCTATGATGTCGGTCTACCCGTATGGCGAGAATACGAACTAGTTGGTTTATGCGAACAGTGGGCATTAGGGATTGAATGGAACGAACTTTGCGAAAGTGTAAGTTTGGCAGAAGGAGATATTGTTAGAATGCTACGACGTACTGTAGATGTACTCTTGCAAATACCGCAAATACCCAATATTTCGTCTATTTTATCCGATAATGCCCGTGAAGCAGCGGCGATGATGAAGAGGTTTCCTATTTAA